In Holophagales bacterium, one DNA window encodes the following:
- a CDS encoding transposase, whose translation MARRLRYIPPGGGLVEVTCRTLQGRLLLRPSAPLNDTVAGILARAARLYAVEVIGFAFLSNHFHLLLSVLDALQLAAFMNYLDSNLAREAGRLVQWREKFWGRRYQAIPVSDEEPAQVGRLAYLLAHGVKEGLVASPLDWPGAHCARHLVEGTPVVGHWHDRTLESKARRKGILLDREDYVFEETLTLAPLPCWRTLDPEAYRARIRDLIAEIEAWGEQREEETGKPPLGREAVCRQSPHHEPNRLKKAPAPLVHAVAPEVRRALRKAYFAFREAYQHAARLLRAGVREVIFPEGAFPPALPFRVAARSG comes from the coding sequence ATGGCGAGGAGATTACGCTACATCCCCCCAGGCGGCGGGCTGGTCGAGGTCACTTGCCGCACCCTGCAGGGCCGGCTTCTGCTCCGGCCCTCGGCTCCCCTCAACGACACCGTCGCCGGCATTCTCGCCCGCGCCGCGCGGCTCTACGCGGTCGAAGTCATCGGCTTCGCGTTCCTCTCGAACCACTTTCACCTGCTGCTCTCCGTCCTCGACGCGCTCCAGCTCGCCGCCTTCATGAACTACCTCGACTCCAACCTCGCCCGGGAGGCCGGCCGGCTCGTCCAATGGCGTGAGAAGTTCTGGGGGCGGCGCTATCAGGCGATCCCGGTCTCGGACGAGGAGCCCGCCCAGGTGGGTCGGCTCGCCTATCTCCTGGCGCATGGCGTCAAGGAGGGTCTCGTCGCCTCGCCGCTCGACTGGCCCGGAGCTCACTGCGCGCGGCATTTGGTCGAAGGTACGCCGGTCGTCGGGCACTGGCACGACCGAACGCTCGAGTCGAAGGCGCGGAGGAAGGGCATCCTGTTGGACCGGGAGGACTATGTCTTCGAGGAAACGCTGACCTTGGCCCCGCTCCCCTGCTGGCGGACGCTCGACCCCGAGGCCTATCGCGCACGCATTCGGGACCTGATCGCGGAGATCGAGGCCTGGGGCGAGCAGCGCGAGGAAGAGACCGGCAAGCCCCCACTCGGTCGGGAAGCCGTCTGTCGCCAGAGCCCGCACCACGAGCCGAACCGACTCAAGAAGGCTCCCGCACCGCTGGTCCATGCCGTCGCACCCGAGGTCCGACGAGCGCTGCGCAAGGCCTACTTCGCCTTTCGTGAGGCCTACCAGCACGCCGCGCGGCTCCTCCGCGCGGGCGTGAGAGAAGTCATTTTCCCCGAAGGCGCGTTTCCGCCGGCGCTACCCTTCCGTGTTGCCGCTCGGAGCGGCTAA
- a CDS encoding rhodanese-like domain-containing protein, with amino-acid sequence MSQRWWWGGLLAAVVLGSLVTGVARAEAAGKLENPRIDMAGYLRVAGEAAAWRESRRLTEEQFLAASREPGTIVLDARSAAKYAELHVDGAVNLSFPDINAASLKQLVPDPATRILIYCNNNFRNAEGPFPSKRADASLNLSTYIALYSYGYRNVWELAPLLDPATTRLALVASPRSER; translated from the coding sequence ATGAGTCAGCGCTGGTGGTGGGGCGGGTTGCTTGCGGCCGTTGTGCTCGGCAGCCTGGTGACGGGAGTGGCGAGGGCGGAGGCGGCGGGCAAGCTCGAGAACCCGCGGATCGACATGGCCGGCTATCTGCGCGTGGCCGGCGAGGCCGCCGCGTGGCGCGAGAGCCGGCGGCTCACCGAGGAGCAGTTCCTCGCGGCGAGCCGGGAGCCGGGGACGATCGTGCTCGACGCGCGCAGCGCCGCCAAGTACGCCGAGCTGCACGTCGACGGCGCCGTCAACCTGAGCTTTCCGGACATCAACGCGGCGAGCCTGAAGCAGCTCGTGCCCGACCCCGCGACGCGGATCCTCATCTACTGCAACAACAACTTCCGCAACGCCGAAGGGCCGTTCCCGTCCAAGCGCGCCGACGCCTCGCTCAACCTCTCGACCTACATCGCCCTCTACAGCTACGGCTACCGCAACGTCTGGGAGCTCGCGCCGCTGCTCGACCCGGCGACGACCCGGCTCGCGCTCGTCGCCTCGCCGCGGTCCGAGAGGTGA
- a CDS encoding R2-like ligand-binding oxidase, protein MNRVLKSTSPAGLDRSSLPMRLFQKAKRHGVWDPCSFDFARDRADWLRLDATEREVLLHLTSLFQAGEESVTLDLLPLIQALAAEGRLEEEIYLTSFLWEEAKHVELFRRFLDEVADEHGDLARFASPCYRELVYGELPAALDRLRSDPSPLAQAEASVTYNMIVEGVLAETGYQGYFTALERRGLMPGMRQAIALLKRDESRHIAFGVYLLARLVAEHGEPVWSAVERRMDQLLPLALGTVEEIFAPYDPMPFDLARDEFVDFAVTQFQYRYQRIALGRESGGLSAEATDELVGDEPVAG, encoded by the coding sequence CTCTTCCAGAAGGCCAAGCGCCACGGCGTGTGGGACCCGTGCTCCTTCGATTTCGCGCGCGATCGCGCCGACTGGCTCCGCCTCGACGCGACCGAGCGCGAGGTGCTGCTCCACCTGACGTCGCTCTTCCAGGCCGGCGAGGAGTCGGTCACCCTCGATCTGCTGCCGCTCATCCAGGCGCTCGCCGCCGAGGGCCGGCTCGAGGAGGAGATCTACCTGACCTCGTTCCTCTGGGAGGAGGCCAAGCACGTCGAGCTCTTCCGCCGTTTCCTCGACGAGGTCGCCGACGAGCACGGCGATCTCGCGCGGTTCGCCTCGCCGTGCTACCGCGAGCTCGTCTACGGCGAGCTGCCGGCCGCCCTCGACCGGCTGCGCAGCGACCCGTCGCCGCTCGCGCAGGCGGAGGCCTCGGTGACCTACAACATGATCGTCGAAGGGGTCCTCGCCGAAACCGGCTATCAGGGCTACTTCACCGCGCTCGAGCGTCGCGGGCTGATGCCCGGCATGCGGCAGGCGATCGCCCTGCTCAAGCGCGACGAGTCGCGCCACATCGCGTTCGGTGTCTACCTGCTCGCCCGCCTGGTGGCCGAGCACGGCGAGCCGGTCTGGTCGGCGGTCGAGCGGCGCATGGACCAGTTGCTGCCGCTCGCTCTCGGCACCGTCGAGGAGATCTTCGCTCCCTACGACCCGATGCCGTTCGACCTCGCGCGCGACGAGTTCGTCGATTTCGCCGTCACGCAGTTCCAGTACCGCTACCAGCGCATCGCCCTCGGTCGCGAGAGCGGCGGCCTCTCCGCCGAGGCGACCGACGAGCTGGTCGGCGACGAGCCGGTCGCCGGGTGA